From a single Candidatus Spechtbacteria bacterium genomic region:
- the secF gene encoding protein translocase subunit SecF: protein MLKYHKYFYALSLAVTVIGIASLLLFGLRFGTDFIGGSSMEVQFSVGRPSHQEIIQKLSDLNLGDISIRNSGEKSVIMRFKSVDETTHQAILSHLKEIQQPGSTPSINSGQASSPQSDSEQAPQEGSDATIAESQFDSIGPAIGKETQQRSMYAMGLVIFMIALYVTWAFRKVSYPLGSSKYGIITIITLFHDVIITVGIFSILGYFFSIEIGVPFIAALLTVLGYSVNDTIVVFDRIRENLARQRAQFSFAEIVDTSMRETVVRSINTSLTAFVALCAVLIFGGESIRYFILTLVIGVVVGTYSSIWIASPLLVTWHDFVRRRVIR, encoded by the coding sequence ATGCTTAAATATCACAAATACTTCTACGCACTATCACTAGCCGTTACTGTAATAGGCATCGCAAGCCTGCTTCTTTTCGGCTTGCGATTCGGTACTGATTTTATTGGAGGAAGTTCTATGGAAGTGCAGTTTTCCGTGGGTCGGCCATCCCACCAAGAAATTATACAGAAACTCTCCGATTTGAATTTGGGTGATATCTCCATTCGCAATAGCGGCGAAAAGAGCGTAATTATGCGTTTTAAATCTGTGGATGAAACAACCCACCAAGCCATTCTTTCTCATCTAAAGGAAATTCAACAGCCGGGTTCGACCCCTTCGATAAACTCAGGGCAAGCAAGCTCCCCTCAATCCGATTCGGAGCAAGCGCCGCAAGAGGGTTCTGATGCCACTATCGCAGAATCTCAATTTGATTCTATTGGTCCTGCTATCGGTAAAGAAACGCAACAGCGTTCAATGTACGCAATGGGACTGGTGATTTTTATGATTGCTCTTTATGTAACGTGGGCATTTCGCAAAGTTTCATATCCTTTAGGGTCGTCTAAGTATGGCATCATAACAATTATTACTCTCTTCCACGATGTTATTATCACAGTAGGTATTTTTTCTATTTTAGGTTATTTTTTCTCAATTGAAATTGGTGTTCCCTTTATTGCCGCTCTATTGACTGTACTGGGGTATTCGGTAAATGATACGATAGTTGTATTTGACAGAATACGTGAGAATCTTGCTCGCCAGCGTGCCCAGTTTTCTTTTGCTGAAATTGTAGATACGAGTATGCGCGAAACGGTTGTGCGTTCAATCAACACTTCACTGACAGCTTTCGTCGCATTATGCGCAGTGCTTATTTTTGGTGGAGAATCTATCCGCTATTTCATCCTGACTCTTGTAATTGGTGTTGTTGTAGGAACGTATTCGTCTATTTGGATTGCCAGTCCATTGTTAGTTACTTGGCATGATTTTGTTCGTAGGCGAGTAATTCGCTAA